The Pasteurella multocida genome contains a region encoding:
- a CDS encoding LPS O-antigen chain length determinant protein WzzB, whose protein sequence is MTQVENTQKTHRTFLSSISIILGTTLLGAIVAYGGSYLKSKTWLAEAHVSAPDIALLGNYYALSSTYQFIKNKENQHQETEIVYQEFLKQLMSEEMIRRFWENTEYYKQKQTGEDHIDLALLEKLTKAIKFKSAQTLDVADSVSLTLENPKLATELLSSFIDQVNVETRKIVYSNLISQWKVLFEQVKKATEFNLGKNAQSALVSEDWNGKLQMMRSVSPLDEQFSAYRYLKKPTQPIMQSSPNRKCWASVGALIGFILSFFMLSLFNSRKKLINTL, encoded by the coding sequence ATGACGCAAGTAGAAAATACACAAAAAACACACCGCACTTTTCTAAGCTCAATCAGTATAATATTGGGGACTACGTTGCTTGGCGCGATAGTGGCTTATGGTGGCAGTTACTTAAAAAGTAAAACTTGGCTTGCAGAAGCACATGTGAGCGCGCCAGATATCGCGTTACTTGGTAATTATTATGCATTATCTTCGACTTACCAATTTATCAAAAATAAAGAGAATCAACACCAAGAGACAGAAATAGTTTATCAAGAATTTTTGAAACAACTGATGTCAGAAGAAATGATTCGCCGTTTTTGGGAAAATACAGAGTATTATAAACAAAAGCAAACAGGGGAAGATCACATTGATCTTGCATTATTAGAAAAGTTAACCAAAGCTATTAAATTTAAATCAGCACAAACGCTTGATGTGGCGGATAGTGTGAGTCTAACACTCGAGAATCCGAAATTAGCCACAGAATTACTTTCTTCTTTTATTGATCAGGTTAACGTTGAAACACGTAAAATTGTTTATAGTAATCTAATTAGCCAATGGAAAGTTTTATTCGAACAAGTAAAGAAAGCGACAGAATTTAACTTAGGTAAGAATGCTCAATCAGCATTGGTATCAGAAGATTGGAACGGGAAACTACAAATGATGCGCTCGGTTTCACCTTTAGATGAACAATTCAGTGCATATCGTTATTTAAAAAAACCAACACAGCCGATTATGCAAAGTTCGCCTAATCGTAAATGTTGGGCTAGCGTGGGGGCATTGATTGGCTTTATCTTGTCTTTTTTCATGTTATCGCTATTTAATTCCCGTAAAAAATTAATTAATACCCTTTAA